A genomic stretch from Pontivivens ytuae includes:
- the rplK gene encoding 50S ribosomal protein L11, which yields MAKKVAGQLKLQVPAGKANPSPPVGPALGQRGINIMEFCKAFNAKTQEMEPGAPCPTVITYYVDKSFTMDIKTPPASYYLKKAAKLKGGANNPGKETAGTVTVKQVREIAEAKMADLNANDVEGAMQIILGSARSMGIEVK from the coding sequence ATGGCCAAGAAGGTTGCAGGGCAGCTGAAGCTGCAGGTCCCTGCCGGCAAGGCGAACCCGTCCCCGCCCGTGGGTCCGGCGCTCGGCCAGCGCGGCATCAACATCATGGAATTCTGCAAGGCGTTCAACGCCAAGACGCAGGAGATGGAGCCCGGTGCGCCGTGCCCGACCGTGATCACCTACTACGTGGACAAGTCGTTCACGATGGACATCAAGACCCCGCCGGCGTCGTACTACCTCAAGAAGGCGGCGAAGCTGAAGGGTGGCGCGAACAACCCCGGCAAGGAGACCGCCGGCACCGTGACCGTCAAGCAGGTCCGCGAGATCGCCGAGGCGAAGATGGCCGATCTCAACGCCAACGATGTCGAAGGCGCAATGCAGATCATCCTGGGCTCCGCCCGGTCGATGGGCATCGAGGTGAAGTGA
- the tuf gene encoding elongation factor Tu: protein MAKEKFERNKPHCNIGTIGHVDHGKTTLTAAITKQFGEFKAYDEIDGAPEEKARGITISTAHVEYETEARHYAHVDCPGHADYVKNMITGAAQMDGAILVVNAADGPMPQTREHILLARQVGVPALVVFLNKVDQVDDEELLELVEMEVRELLSSYDFPGDDIPIIAGSALAALEDRDDNIGKEKIAELMAAVDEYIPQPDRPVDQPFLMPIEDVFSISGRGTVVTGRVERGVINVGDEIEIVGIRDTQKTTCTGVEMFRKLLDRGEAGDNIGALLRGIDREGVERGQVLCKPGSVKPHTKFTAEAYILTKEEGGRHTPFFANYRPQFYFRTTDVTGTVKLPEGTEMVMPGDNLKFEVELIAPIAMEEKLRFAIREGGRTVGAGVVSSIIE, encoded by the coding sequence ATGGCGAAGGAAAAGTTTGAGCGGAACAAGCCGCACTGCAACATCGGCACGATTGGTCACGTTGACCATGGGAAGACGACGCTGACGGCGGCGATCACGAAGCAGTTCGGCGAGTTCAAGGCCTATGACGAGATCGACGGTGCGCCCGAGGAGAAGGCGCGCGGCATCACGATCTCGACCGCACACGTGGAGTACGAGACGGAAGCCCGTCACTACGCCCACGTCGACTGCCCGGGCCACGCGGACTACGTGAAGAACATGATCACCGGTGCCGCCCAGATGGACGGTGCGATCCTGGTGGTGAACGCGGCCGACGGCCCGATGCCGCAGACCCGCGAGCACATCCTGCTCGCGCGCCAGGTCGGCGTGCCGGCCCTCGTGGTCTTCCTCAACAAGGTTGACCAGGTCGATGACGAGGAGCTGCTGGAGCTCGTCGAGATGGAGGTGCGCGAGCTGCTCTCCTCCTACGACTTCCCGGGCGACGACATCCCGATCATCGCGGGCTCCGCGCTGGCGGCTCTGGAAGACCGCGACGACAACATCGGCAAGGAGAAGATCGCCGAGCTGATGGCGGCCGTGGACGAGTACATCCCGCAGCCCGACCGTCCGGTCGACCAGCCGTTCCTGATGCCGATCGAGGACGTGTTCTCGATCTCCGGCCGCGGCACGGTCGTGACCGGTCGCGTGGAGCGCGGCGTGATCAACGTGGGCGACGAGATCGAGATCGTCGGCATCCGCGACACGCAGAAGACGACCTGCACCGGCGTCGAGATGTTCCGCAAGCTGCTCGACCGCGGCGAGGCGGGCGACAACATCGGCGCGCTTCTGCGCGGCATCGACCGTGAGGGTGTGGAGCGGGGCCAGGTGCTCTGCAAGCCGGGCTCGGTGAAGCCGCACACGAAGTTCACGGCCGAGGCCTACATCCTGACCAAGGAAGAGGGTGGGCGCCACACGCCGTTCTTCGCGAACTACCGCCCGCAGTTCTACTTCCGCACGACGGACGTGACGGGCACGGTGAAGCTGCCCGAGGGCACCGAGATGGTGATGCCGGGCGACAACCTGAAGTTCGAGGTCGAGCTGATCGCCCCGATCGCGATGGAAGAGAAGCTCCGCTTCGCCATCCGCGAAGGCGGCCGCACCGTCGGTGCCGGCGTCGTCTCGAGCATCATCGAATGA
- a CDS encoding zinc transporter ZntB: protein MDGAVLWTQELGAQDARWIHMNADHAETPAVLADLLGDVPPAIRTALLDEDTRPRVVPAGAGAMVILRGVNLNEGAVPEDMISLRAWLDGERLVTLRKRDLRATDDVRATVVSGKGPQAPGGVLARLAQRLAERMEPVLDLLDDRVAAQEEAVIEQPDPALRRDIAQTRRRAIILRRYIAPQREAVRALLDADLEALGADERRLLIETGDRMQRHVEDLDMLRERAQVVKDELANALADRLNRNLYVLAVLSAVFLPLGFVTGLLGVNVAGVPGTETPGAFWWMTGALAVGAAALLVLLRRMRWL from the coding sequence ATGGACGGCGCGGTGTTGTGGACGCAGGAGCTGGGGGCGCAGGACGCGCGCTGGATCCACATGAATGCCGATCATGCGGAGACGCCCGCGGTGCTCGCCGATCTGCTGGGCGACGTGCCGCCCGCGATCCGGACCGCGCTGCTCGACGAGGATACCCGGCCGCGGGTGGTGCCGGCGGGCGCAGGGGCGATGGTGATCCTGCGCGGCGTGAATCTCAATGAGGGCGCGGTGCCGGAGGACATGATCTCGCTCCGCGCCTGGCTCGACGGGGAGCGGCTGGTGACGCTCAGGAAGCGGGACCTGCGGGCGACCGATGATGTGCGGGCCACCGTGGTCTCGGGCAAGGGACCGCAGGCGCCGGGTGGCGTGCTCGCGCGCCTCGCCCAGCGGCTGGCGGAGCGGATGGAGCCGGTGCTGGATCTGCTGGACGACCGGGTCGCCGCGCAGGAGGAGGCGGTGATCGAGCAGCCCGATCCGGCCCTGCGCCGCGACATCGCGCAGACCCGGCGGCGGGCGATCATCCTGCGGCGCTACATCGCGCCCCAGCGGGAGGCGGTGCGGGCGCTGCTCGATGCGGATCTCGAGGCGCTGGGGGCCGACGAGCGGCGGCTGTTGATCGAGACCGGCGACCGGATGCAGCGCCATGTCGAGGATCTCGACATGCTGCGGGAGCGGGCGCAGGTGGTGAAGGACGAGCTCGCCAATGCGCTCGCCGACCGGCTGAACCGGAACCTCTACGTGCTGGCGGTGCTGTCGGCGGTGTTCCTACCGCTGGGTTTCGTGACCGGGTTGCTCGGCGTGAATGTCGCGGGCGTGCCGGGGACGGAGACGCCGGGTGCGTTCTGGTGGATGACCGGTGCGCTGGCCGTGGGTGCCGCCGCATTGCTGGTGCTGCTGCGGCGGATGCGTTGGCTCTAG
- the rplL gene encoding 50S ribosomal protein L7/L12, whose amino-acid sequence MADLKKLAEEIVGLTLLEAAELKNILKDEYGIEPAAGGAVMMAGPAGGDAGAAAEEQTEFDVILKSAGDKKINVIKEVRAITGLGLKEAKELVEAGGKAVKEQVSKEEAEDIKGKLEAAGAEVELK is encoded by the coding sequence ATGGCTGACCTCAAGAAACTCGCAGAAGAGATCGTGGGCCTGACCCTCCTCGAAGCGGCTGAACTGAAGAACATCCTGAAGGACGAGTACGGCATCGAGCCCGCCGCTGGCGGCGCCGTCATGATGGCAGGCCCCGCAGGCGGTGACGCCGGCGCGGCTGCTGAAGAGCAGACCGAGTTCGACGTGATCCTCAAGTCCGCTGGCGACAAGAAGATCAACGTGATCAAGGAAGTCCGCGCCATCACCGGCCTCGGCCTCAAGGAAGCCAAGGAGCTCGTCGAGGCGGGCGGCAAGGCTGTCAAGGAGCAGGTCTCCAAGGAAGAAGCCGAAGACATCAAGGGCAAGCTGGAAGCAGCTGGCGCCGAAGTCGAGCTCAAGTAA
- the rplA gene encoding 50S ribosomal protein L1, translating into MAKLGKRTRAAREAVEGKTNVTVAEAVSLIKANASAKFDETVEIAMNLGVDPRHADQMVRGVVSLPNGTGKTVRVAVFARGPKAEEAQAAGADIVGAEDLMETIQGGTIEFDRCIATPDMMPIVGRLGKILGPRNLMPNPRVGTVTMDVKQAVEAAKGGEVQFKAEKAGVVHAGVGKASFDEAKLVENVKAFIGAVNKAKPSGAKGTYLKSISLTSTMGPGVRVDVADAVAE; encoded by the coding sequence ATGGCAAAGCTTGGAAAGCGCACCCGCGCGGCCCGCGAGGCCGTCGAAGGCAAGACCAACGTGACCGTGGCCGAGGCCGTGAGCCTGATCAAGGCGAACGCGTCGGCGAAGTTCGACGAGACGGTCGAGATCGCGATGAACCTCGGCGTCGATCCGCGCCACGCCGACCAGATGGTCCGCGGCGTCGTCTCCCTGCCGAACGGCACGGGCAAGACCGTGCGCGTCGCCGTCTTCGCCCGCGGCCCGAAGGCCGAGGAGGCGCAGGCCGCCGGGGCCGACATCGTCGGTGCCGAGGACCTGATGGAGACGATCCAGGGCGGCACGATCGAGTTCGATCGTTGCATCGCGACCCCGGACATGATGCCGATCGTGGGTCGCCTGGGTAAGATCCTCGGCCCGCGCAACCTGATGCCGAACCCGCGGGTCGGCACGGTGACCATGGACGTCAAGCAGGCCGTGGAAGCGGCCAAGGGCGGTGAGGTCCAGTTCAAGGCGGAGAAGGCCGGTGTCGTGCACGCAGGTGTCGGCAAGGCGTCCTTCGACGAGGCGAAGCTGGTCGAGAACGTGAAGGCGTTCATCGGCGCTGTGAACAAGGCGAAGCCGTCGGGTGCCAAGGGCACATACCTGAAGTCCATCTCGCTCACCTCGACCATGGGTCCGGGCGTGCGCGTGGATGTGGCCGACGCGGTCGCCGAGTAA
- the secE gene encoding preprotein translocase subunit SecE, which yields MAKSNPAQFVQEVRSETSKVVWPTRREVALTTAMVFVMATIAAIFFFLIDQLIRLGLEQILQLGG from the coding sequence ATGGCGAAGAGCAACCCGGCACAGTTCGTGCAGGAAGTGCGCAGCGAGACCTCCAAGGTCGTCTGGCCGACGCGGCGCGAAGTGGCGCTGACCACGGCGATGGTCTTCGTGATGGCGACGATCGCGGCGATCTTCTTCTTCCTGATCGACCAGCTGATCCGGCTGGGCCTCGAGCAGATTCTTCAGCTCGGCGGTTGA
- a CDS encoding SDR family NAD(P)-dependent oxidoreductase, with amino-acid sequence MARFDGKVVLVTGGGSGIGRATAERFAAEGARVVVNSTSESSEKVAATLDGAIAIRADVSDADAVNAMVAEAVERMGRLDVLVNNAGAAAMGAPEEIDDATWRRILGINLDGTFHCCRAAIPHLEAAGGAIVNVSSTSGVGGDHAMSAYNAAKGAVTNYTRALALDLGPRGVRANAVCPTLTQTEMASGVFADEDKLGRFVARIPLGRAAQPEEVAAAIAFLASDDARFISGAMLPVDGGLGASNGQPPMT; translated from the coding sequence ATGGCGCGGTTCGACGGCAAAGTGGTTCTGGTGACAGGCGGCGGCTCCGGCATCGGCCGGGCCACGGCGGAGCGGTTCGCGGCGGAGGGCGCTCGGGTCGTGGTGAACTCGACATCCGAGAGCTCCGAGAAGGTGGCCGCAACCCTCGACGGCGCCATCGCGATCCGGGCGGATGTCAGCGACGCGGATGCCGTCAACGCCATGGTGGCCGAAGCGGTGGAGCGCATGGGTCGCCTCGACGTACTGGTCAACAATGCGGGTGCGGCCGCGATGGGCGCGCCGGAGGAGATCGACGACGCGACGTGGCGGCGGATCCTCGGCATCAACCTCGACGGGACGTTCCACTGCTGCCGGGCCGCGATCCCGCATCTGGAAGCCGCGGGCGGCGCGATCGTCAACGTCTCCTCGACCTCCGGCGTCGGCGGCGATCACGCGATGTCGGCATACAACGCGGCGAAGGGCGCGGTGACGAACTACACCCGTGCGCTGGCGCTCGACCTCGGGCCGCGGGGCGTGCGGGCGAACGCGGTCTGCCCGACGCTGACGCAGACCGAGATGGCCTCCGGAGTGTTCGCCGATGAAGACAAGCTCGGCCGGTTCGTGGCGCGCATCCCGCTGGGCCGTGCCGCGCAGCCCGAGGAGGTGGCGGCGGCGATCGCGTTCCTTGCCAGCGACGACGCGCGCTTCATCTCCGGCGCGATGCTGCCGGTCGACGGTGGATTAGGCGCCTCGAACGGCCAGCCGCCGATGACCTGA
- a CDS encoding class I SAM-dependent methyltransferase, producing the protein MKPTALLKEAPWADLPPRRTGRARAVPTMLSLDERRAYLWLAEHWATGEGAMVDLGCFAGGSTAHLAEGQRRAGRSGAIHAYDRFTISEALKEKHLYPAGIAPYEGEDLLGPARQLLAPWTDSIALHPGAIEEQVWDSTPIELLVMDASKTARTMDAMAKTFFPALIPGGSLIVQQDLLHLKTPWVAVQMARMRKWVRPVGHAPRDTVIFEVTRPLDEVAITAGRCRDLSDREMIAALEIMADQLAPLSLSEHAAALIASVRANPGVRLAWQMQPVSPNAERGPEGPRLNKALTLLRRLTR; encoded by the coding sequence ATGAAACCGACGGCGCTCCTGAAAGAGGCTCCCTGGGCGGACCTGCCACCGCGTCGCACCGGTCGGGCGCGCGCCGTGCCCACCATGCTGAGCCTTGATGAGCGGCGCGCATATCTCTGGCTCGCGGAGCACTGGGCGACGGGCGAGGGCGCGATGGTGGATCTCGGCTGCTTCGCCGGCGGCTCCACCGCGCATCTGGCTGAGGGCCAGCGCCGCGCCGGGCGCAGTGGTGCCATCCACGCCTATGACCGCTTCACCATCAGCGAGGCGTTGAAGGAAAAGCACCTCTACCCCGCCGGCATCGCGCCCTACGAGGGCGAGGACCTGCTCGGCCCCGCCCGCCAGCTTCTTGCACCCTGGACGGACAGCATCGCCCTTCACCCCGGCGCGATCGAGGAGCAGGTGTGGGACAGCACCCCCATCGAACTCCTCGTCATGGATGCGTCGAAAACCGCGCGGACCATGGACGCGATGGCGAAGACCTTCTTTCCCGCGCTCATCCCCGGCGGCAGCCTGATCGTGCAGCAGGACCTGCTGCACCTGAAAACGCCGTGGGTCGCCGTGCAGATGGCGCGGATGCGCAAGTGGGTCCGGCCAGTCGGCCACGCGCCGCGCGACACGGTGATCTTCGAGGTGACGCGCCCCCTCGACGAGGTCGCGATCACCGCGGGACGCTGCCGCGACCTGTCGGATCGCGAGATGATCGCGGCGCTGGAGATCATGGCCGACCAGCTCGCGCCCCTCAGCCTGTCGGAGCACGCGGCGGCCCTGATCGCGTCCGTGCGCGCCAATCCCGGGGTGCGCCTCGCGTGGCAAATGCAGCCAGTGTCCCCGAACGCAGAACGGGGCCCCGAAGGGCCCCGCCTGAACAAAGCGCTGACGCTGCTGCGCCGTCTTACTCGATGA
- the rpoB gene encoding DNA-directed RNA polymerase subunit beta, with protein MVQTFSGHKRVRRFYGKIREVAKMPNLIEVQKSSYDLFLDSGDGPEPMDGEGLMGVFQSVFPIKDFNETSILEFVKYELEDPKYDVEECQQRDMTYAAPLKVTLRLIVFEVDEDTGARSVKDIKEQDVYMGDLPLMTENGTFIVNGTERVIVSQMHRSPGVFFDHDRGKTHASGKLLFASRIIPYRGSWLDFEFDAKDIVHARIDRRRKLPVTTLLYALGLDQDGIMDAYYDTVTYRSVKDKGWATPFFPERIRGTKPTYDIVNAADGELIAEAGKKVTPRTVKKLLDEGSVKEILVPYDSIFGRFVASDMVNPKTGHIYAEAGDEITEELLSELHEAGYEEIPTLDIDHVNVGPYIRNTMAADKNMNRDTALLDIYRVMRPGEPPTVEAASTMFDSMFFDSERYDLSAVGRVKMNMRLDLDAPDTMRTLRKEDIIAVVKALVELRDGQGEIDDIDHLGNRRVRSVGELMENQYRVGLLRMERAIKERMSSVEIDTVMPQDLINAKPAAAAVREFFGSSQLSQFMDQTNPLSEVTHKRRLSALGPGGLTRERAGFEVRDVHPTHYGRMCPIETPEGPNIGLINSLASFARVNKYGFIETPYRKVEDGKVTDEVQYMSATEEMRYTVAQANAKLSADGTFENELVSTRKAGEFELNPPENINLIDVSPKQLVSVAASLIPFLENDDANRALMGSNMQRQAVPLVKAEAPFVGTGIEEVVARDSGAAITAKREGIVDQVDAMRIVIRATGDLLPGDPGVDIYRLRKFQRSNQNTCINQRPLVKVGDRVRQGEVVADGPSTDLGELALGKNVLVAFMPWNGYNYEDSILISERIVKDDVFTSIHLEEFEVAARDTKLGPEEITRDIPNVGEEALRNLDEAGIVYIGAEVGPGDILVGKITPKGESPMTPEEKLLRAIFGEKASDVRDTSLRLPPGDYGTVVEVRVFNRHGVDKDERALQIEREEVERLQRDKDDELAILERNIYARLRDLITGKKAVKGPKGVKAGSTIDDEMLDDTLTKGLWWQLALEDEEDAKAVEALQAQFEAQKRTLDRRFDDKVDKVRRGDDLPPGVMKMVKVFIAVKRKLQPGDKMAGRHGNKGVISRVVPEEDMPFLADGTQVDFVLNPLGVPSRMNVGQILETHMGWAARGLGQMVGEALDEYRRSGDMTPVKDAMKLAYGDDIYADATADMTDEEFLEAAGNVTAGVPIATPVFDGAKEPDVNDALKRAGLDESGQSVVYDGRTGEQFARPVTVGVKYLLKLHHLVDDKIHARSTGPYSLVTQQPLGGKAQFGGQRFGEMEVWALEAYGAAYTLQEMLTVKSDDVAGRTKVYEAIVKGENDFEAGVPESFNVLVKEIRSLGLNVELLDSETE; from the coding sequence ATGGTACAGACGTTTTCCGGTCACAAGCGGGTCCGGCGCTTTTATGGCAAGATCCGTGAAGTCGCGAAAATGCCGAACCTCATCGAGGTTCAGAAATCCTCCTACGATCTCTTCCTGGATAGCGGCGATGGTCCCGAGCCGATGGACGGCGAGGGCCTCATGGGCGTGTTCCAGTCCGTCTTTCCGATCAAGGACTTCAACGAGACGTCGATCCTGGAATTCGTGAAATACGAGCTGGAGGACCCGAAATACGACGTCGAGGAGTGCCAGCAGCGCGACATGACCTATGCCGCCCCGCTGAAGGTCACCCTGCGCCTGATCGTGTTCGAGGTGGACGAGGACACGGGTGCCCGCTCGGTCAAGGACATCAAGGAGCAGGACGTCTACATGGGCGACCTGCCGCTGATGACGGAAAACGGCACGTTCATCGTGAACGGCACCGAGCGCGTCATCGTGTCGCAGATGCACCGCTCCCCCGGTGTCTTCTTCGACCATGACCGGGGCAAGACCCATGCCTCGGGCAAGCTGCTCTTCGCCTCCCGCATCATTCCCTATCGCGGCTCGTGGCTCGATTTCGAGTTCGACGCGAAGGATATCGTGCACGCGCGGATCGACCGTCGCCGGAAGTTGCCGGTGACCACGCTGCTCTATGCGCTCGGCCTCGATCAGGACGGGATCATGGACGCGTATTACGACACGGTCACGTACCGTTCCGTGAAGGACAAGGGTTGGGCGACCCCGTTCTTCCCCGAGCGGATCCGCGGCACCAAGCCGACCTATGACATCGTGAACGCCGCCGATGGCGAGCTGATCGCCGAGGCGGGCAAGAAGGTGACGCCGCGCACGGTCAAGAAGCTGCTCGACGAGGGCTCCGTGAAGGAGATCCTGGTTCCCTATGACAGCATCTTCGGCCGCTTCGTCGCCTCCGACATGGTGAACCCGAAGACCGGTCACATCTATGCCGAGGCCGGCGACGAGATTACCGAGGAGCTGCTCTCCGAACTGCACGAGGCCGGTTACGAGGAGATCCCGACCCTCGACATCGACCACGTGAATGTCGGTCCGTACATCCGCAACACGATGGCCGCGGACAAGAACATGAACCGCGACACCGCGCTGCTCGACATCTACCGGGTCATGCGCCCGGGCGAGCCGCCGACCGTGGAAGCGGCCTCGACCATGTTCGACTCCATGTTCTTCGACAGCGAGCGCTACGACCTCTCTGCGGTGGGCCGGGTGAAGATGAACATGCGCCTCGACCTCGATGCGCCGGACACCATGCGCACCCTGCGCAAGGAGGACATCATCGCCGTCGTCAAGGCGCTGGTGGAGCTACGTGACGGCCAGGGCGAGATCGACGATATCGACCACCTCGGCAACCGTCGTGTGCGCTCGGTCGGCGAGCTGATGGAGAACCAGTACCGCGTGGGTCTCCTGCGCATGGAGCGTGCGATCAAGGAGCGGATGTCCTCCGTCGAGATCGACACGGTGATGCCGCAGGACCTGATCAACGCGAAGCCGGCGGCGGCGGCGGTGCGCGAGTTCTTCGGCTCGTCCCAGCTCAGCCAGTTCATGGACCAGACCAACCCGCTCAGCGAAGTGACGCACAAGCGGCGCCTCTCGGCCCTCGGCCCGGGCGGTCTGACCCGCGAGCGTGCGGGCTTCGAGGTGCGCGACGTGCACCCGACGCATTACGGCCGCATGTGCCCGATTGAGACGCCGGAAGGCCCGAATATCGGCCTGATCAACTCGCTGGCCTCGTTCGCGCGCGTGAACAAGTACGGCTTCATCGAGACCCCGTATCGCAAGGTCGAGGACGGCAAGGTCACGGACGAGGTCCAGTACATGTCCGCGACGGAGGAGATGCGCTACACGGTCGCCCAGGCGAACGCCAAGCTCTCCGCCGACGGCACGTTCGAGAACGAGCTGGTCTCCACCCGGAAGGCCGGTGAATTTGAGCTGAACCCGCCCGAGAACATCAACCTGATCGACGTGAGCCCCAAGCAGCTCGTGTCCGTCGCGGCCTCGCTGATCCCGTTCCTGGAGAACGACGACGCGAACCGCGCGCTGATGGGCTCGAACATGCAACGGCAGGCGGTGCCGCTGGTGAAGGCCGAAGCGCCGTTCGTCGGCACGGGCATCGAGGAGGTCGTGGCCCGGGATTCCGGTGCGGCGATCACCGCGAAGCGTGAAGGCATCGTCGACCAGGTGGACGCGATGCGGATCGTGATCCGGGCCACCGGCGACCTGCTGCCGGGCGACCCGGGCGTGGACATCTACCGCCTGCGGAAGTTCCAGCGCTCCAACCAGAACACCTGTATCAACCAGCGCCCGCTGGTGAAGGTGGGCGATCGCGTCCGTCAGGGTGAGGTCGTGGCCGATGGTCCGTCCACCGATCTGGGCGAACTGGCGCTCGGCAAGAACGTGCTCGTCGCGTTCATGCCGTGGAACGGCTACAACTACGAGGACTCCATCCTCATCTCCGAGCGGATCGTGAAGGACGACGTATTCACCTCGATCCACCTGGAGGAGTTCGAGGTCGCCGCGCGCGACACCAAGCTCGGGCCGGAGGAGATCACGCGGGACATCCCGAACGTCGGCGAGGAGGCGCTGCGCAACCTCGACGAGGCGGGCATCGTCTATATCGGCGCCGAAGTTGGGCCGGGCGACATCCTCGTGGGCAAGATCACCCCGAAGGGCGAGAGCCCGATGACGCCGGAGGAGAAACTGCTCCGCGCCATCTTCGGTGAGAAGGCCTCGGATGTGCGCGACACCTCCCTGCGTCTGCCGCCGGGCGACTACGGTACCGTAGTCGAGGTCCGCGTCTTCAACCGCCACGGCGTCGACAAGGACGAGCGTGCGCTGCAGATCGAGCGCGAGGAAGTCGAGCGCCTGCAGCGGGACAAGGATGACGAGCTCGCCATCCTCGAGCGCAACATTTACGCCCGCCTGCGGGACCTCATCACCGGCAAGAAGGCGGTGAAGGGTCCGAAGGGCGTGAAGGCCGGCTCGACCATCGACGACGAGATGCTGGACGATACCCTGACCAAGGGCCTCTGGTGGCAGCTCGCGCTGGAGGACGAGGAGGACGCGAAGGCCGTGGAGGCGCTGCAGGCGCAGTTCGAGGCCCAGAAGCGCACCCTCGACCGCCGGTTCGACGACAAGGTCGACAAGGTCCGCCGCGGCGACGACCTGCCGCCGGGCGTGATGAAGATGGTCAAGGTCTTCATCGCGGTGAAGCGCAAGCTGCAGCCGGGCGACAAGATGGCCGGCCGTCACGGCAACAAGGGCGTCATCTCCCGCGTGGTGCCGGAGGAGGACATGCCGTTCCTCGCCGACGGGACGCAGGTGGACTTCGTGCTGAACCCGCTCGGCGTGCCCTCGCGCATGAACGTGGGCCAGATCCTCGAGACGCACATGGGCTGGGCCGCGCGCGGCCTCGGCCAGATGGTCGGCGAGGCGCTGGACGAGTATCGCCGCTCGGGCGACATGACGCCGGTCAAGGACGCGATGAAGCTCGCCTATGGCGACGACATCTATGCGGACGCGACCGCCGACATGACGGACGAGGAGTTCCTGGAGGCCGCGGGCAACGTGACCGCCGGTGTTCCCATCGCGACGCCGGTCTTCGACGGCGCGAAGGAGCCCGACGTGAACGACGCGCTCAAGCGCGCGGGTCTCGACGAGAGCGGTCAGTCGGTCGTCTATGACGGCCGCACGGGTGAGCAGTTCGCGCGCCCGGTGACGGTGGGTGTGAAGTACCTGCTGAAGCTGCACCACCTTGTGGACGACAAGATCCACGCGCGTTCGACCGGCCCGTACTCGCTCGTCACCCAGCAGCCGCTGGGCGGCAAGGCGCAGTTCGGCGGCCAGCGCTTCGGGGAGATGGAGGTCTGGGCGCTCGAAGCCTACGGCGCCGCCTACACCCTGCAGGAGATGCTGACGGTGAAGTCGGACGACGTTGCGGGCCGGACCAAGGTCTACGAGGCCATCGTCAAGGGCGAGAACGACTTCGAGGCCGGCGTGCCGGAATCGTTCAACGTTCTGGTCAAGGAAATCCGCTCGCTCGGCCTCAACGTCGAGCTGCTGGATTCTGAAACGGAGTGA
- the nusG gene encoding transcription termination/antitermination protein NusG produces the protein MAMRWYTVHVLSNFEKKVAESIMEQVGQQGLEDEIGEVLVPTEQVVEVRRGKKVETEKRFMPGYVLVKMEMTDRAYHLVNDTNRVTGFLGPQGKPTPLRQSEVDHLTQTVQEGVEKPRTLITFDVGEQITVTDGPFESFAGMVEEVDDENQRLKVTVSIFGRATPVELEYTQVRKGA, from the coding sequence ATGGCGATGCGGTGGTACACGGTGCACGTTCTCTCGAACTTCGAGAAGAAGGTGGCCGAGTCGATCATGGAGCAGGTCGGCCAGCAGGGTCTCGAGGATGAGATCGGCGAGGTGCTGGTCCCGACCGAGCAGGTGGTCGAGGTCCGTCGCGGCAAGAAGGTCGAGACCGAGAAGCGCTTCATGCCGGGCTACGTGCTCGTGAAGATGGAGATGACGGACCGGGCCTATCACCTCGTCAACGATACGAACCGGGTGACCGGGTTCCTCGGGCCGCAGGGCAAGCCGACGCCGCTGCGCCAGTCCGAGGTCGATCACCTGACGCAGACGGTGCAGGAGGGCGTGGAGAAGCCGCGGACCCTCATCACCTTCGACGTGGGCGAGCAGATCACGGTCACCGACGGACCGTTCGAGAGCTTCGCCGGCATGGTCGAGGAAGTGGACGACGAGAACCAGCGCCTGAAGGTGACGGTCTCGATCTTCGGCCGGGCGACCCCGGTCGAGCTGGAATACACCCAGGTGCGCAAGGGCGCCTGA
- the rplJ gene encoding 50S ribosomal protein L10 has product MDRAQKEAVVAELNQIFSDSGVVVVSHYAGLSVAEMTAFRTAVREAGGAVRVAKNRLAKIALEGTPAAGMGDLLTGMTVLAYSEDPVAAAKAVQDFAKDNDKLEVIGGAMGDQVLDPAGVKAVAAMPSREELIASVVACLGAPASNIAGAIGAPASNIASILSTLEEREAA; this is encoded by the coding sequence GTGGATAGAGCCCAAAAAGAAGCGGTTGTGGCAGAGCTCAACCAGATCTTCTCGGACTCTGGTGTCGTCGTGGTCTCGCACTACGCCGGCCTCTCGGTTGCCGAAATGACTGCGTTCCGTACTGCCGTCCGCGAGGCCGGCGGTGCAGTGCGCGTCGCCAAGAACAGGCTCGCCAAGATCGCCCTGGAAGGGACCCCTGCCGCCGGCATGGGCGACCTTCTGACCGGGATGACGGTCCTCGCCTATTCCGAAGACCCCGTGGCTGCGGCCAAGGCGGTTCAGGATTTCGCCAAAGACAACGACAAGCTCGAAGTCATTGGCGGTGCAATGGGCGATCAGGTCCTCGACCCGGCCGGTGTGAAAGCCGTCGCAGCCATGCCGTCCCGCGAGGAGCTCATCGCTTCCGTCGTGGCGTGCCTGGGTGCACCGGCCAGCAACATCGCGGGCGCCATCGGCGCACCGGCTTCCAACATCGCGTCGATCCTGTCGACGCTGGAAGAGCGCGAAGCGGCATAA